A window from Nitrospira sp. ND1 encodes these proteins:
- the rpsH gene encoding 30S ribosomal protein S8: MITDPIADLLVRLGNAARRRQDVVKVPVSKVKRQILNILGKEGFILGYGEFQEDGHPYFSVQLRYVEEARPMITGMRRISKPGRRVYVGRDDVPKVRNGIGVAVISTSKGLMTDSDSRRSGLGGEVLCSVW, encoded by the coding sequence ATGATTACTGATCCAATTGCTGATCTGTTAGTGAGATTAGGGAACGCTGCTCGTCGGCGTCAAGATGTGGTGAAGGTCCCAGTTTCCAAGGTAAAGCGGCAGATTCTGAACATCCTTGGCAAGGAGGGATTCATTCTTGGTTACGGCGAATTTCAAGAAGATGGTCATCCCTACTTCTCCGTCCAGCTTCGCTATGTTGAGGAGGCGCGACCGATGATCACGGGTATGCGTCGAATCAGCAAGCCTGGGCGTCGGGTGTATGTCGGTCGGGATGACGTGCCTAAGGTAAGGAATGGGATTGGTGTGGCGGTCATCTCTACCTCGAAAGGTCTTATGACCGACAGTGATTCCAGGCGGTCCGGATTAGGTGGTGAAGTTCT